cagtgagggtgagaacataacgatagccaccacgagcctcaacactcattggaccgcacacatcagtatgtatgatttccaataagttggtcgctcgctccattgttcctgagaacggagtcttggtcattttacccatgaggcatggttcgcacgtgtcaaatgattcgtaatcaagagactctaaaagtccatcagcatggagcttcttcatgcgtttgacacctatgtgaccaaggcggcagtgccacaagtatgtgggactatcattatcaatcttacatcttttggtgctcacactatgaatatgtgtagcattacgctcgagattcattaagaataaaccatttaccatcggagcatgaccataaaacatatctctcatataaatagaacaaccattattctcggatttaaatgagtagccatctcgtattaaacgagatcctgatacaatgttcatgctcaaacttggcattaaataacaattattgaggttcaaaactaatcccgtaggtaaatgtagaggtagcatgccgacggcgatcacatcgaccttggaaccattcccgacgcgcatcatcacctcgtccttcgccagtctccgcttattccgcagcttctgctttgagttacaaatgtgagcaactgcaccggtatcaaatacccaggagctactacgagtactggtaaggtacacatcaattacatgtctatcacatatacctttcgttttgccggccttcttgtccgctaagtatttggggcagttccgcttccagtgaccactttccttgcaataaaagcactgagtctcgggcttaggtccattctttggcttcttcccggtagcttgcttgccgggcgcggcaactcccttgccgtctttcttgaaggttttcttacccttgcctttcttgaacttagtggttttattcaccatcaacacttgatgttcctttttgacttctacctttgctgatttcagcattgcaaatacttcaggaatggtcttttccatcccctgcatattgaagttcatcacaaagctcttgtagctcggtggaagcgactagaggattatgtcaatgaccgcgtcatccgggagattaactcccagctgagtcaagcggttatgtaacccagacattgtgagtatgtgctcactgacagaactattttcctccatcttacagctgaagaatttgtcggagacttcatatctctcgacccgggcatgagcttggaaaaccattttcagctcttcgaacatctcatatgctccgtgtttctcaaaacgcttttggagccccggctctaagctgtaaagcatgccgcactgaacgagggagtagtcatcggtacgtgcctgccaagcgttcataacgtcttgttctgcagggagaacaggtgcgtcacctagcggtgcttgtaggacataatctttcttggcagctatgaggatgatcctcaggttccggacccagtctgtgtagttgctgccatcgtctttcagcttggttttctctaggaacgcgttgaagttgaggactacgttggccatttgatctacaggacatattgtaaagattttagactaagttcatgataattaagttcatctaatcaaattataatgaactcccacttagatagacatccctccagtcatctaagtataacatgatccgagttaactaggtcgtgtccgatcatcacgtgagacggactagtcaatgtcggtgaacatcttcatgttgattgtatcttctatacgactcatgctcgacctttcggtcttctgtgtaccgaggccatgtctgtacatgctaggctcatcaagtcaacctaagtgttttgcatgtgcaaatctgtcttacacccgttgtatgtgaacgttagaatctatcacacccgatcatcacgtggtgcttcgaaacaacgaactgtcgcaacggtgcacagttagggggaacactttcttgaaattattatgagggatcatcttatttactaccgtcgttctaagcaaacaagatgcaaaaacatgataaacatcacatgcaatcaaataataatagtgacatgatatggccaatatcacatagctcctttgatctccatcttggggctccatgatcatcttgtcaccggcatgacaccatgatctccatcatcatgatctccatcatcatgatctccatcatcgtgtctccatgaagttgctcgccaactattacttctactagtatggctaacgcgtttagcaataaagtaaagtaatttacatggcgtttctcaatgacacgtaggtcatacaaaaaatatagacaactcctatggctcctgccggttgtcatactcatcgacatgcaagtcgtgattcctattacaatagcatgaacatctcatacatcacatatagatcattcatcattcatcacaactttggccatatcatatcacaaagcacttgctgcaaaaacaagttagacgtcctctaattgttgttccaagttttacgtcgctgaagtagggttctagcaagaacgttttcttacctacgtgaaagccacaacgtgatttgtcaacttctatttacccttcataaggacccttttcatcgaatccgctccagcTAAAgtaagagagacagacacccgccagccaccttatgcaacttgtgcatgttagtcggtggaaccggtctcacgtaagcgtacgtgtaaggttggtccgggccgcttcatcccacaatactgttgaagcaagataagactagtagcggcaagaaagttgacaacatcaacgcccacaacaaattgtgttctactcgtgcaagagagctacgcatagacctagctcatgatgccactgttagggaacgttgcagaaaacaaaaaatttcctacggtttcaccaagatccatctaggagttcatctagcaacgagtgatcggattgcatctacatacctttgtagatcacgcgcggaagcgttcaaagaacggggatgaggaaggcgtactcgacgtgatccaaatcaccggagatcctagcgccgaacggacggcacctccgcgttcaacacacgtacggtcagcgtaacgtctccttcttcttgatccagcaagggggaaggagaggttgagggagatgggtccagcagcagcacgacggcgtggtgttgatgaagctgcagtactccggcagggcttcgccaagcactatggaggaggatgatgtgttggagagggagagggaggcaccaaagatcaaggtgagaagtcctccatctccccactatatataggagggccaagggggggtgccggccctaggagatctaatctcctaggggggtgcggccaaggggaggaatccctcctccccaaggcacctaggggtgcctttcccctttgggactcttccctccttgagaccctaggcgcatgggcctcttggggctggtgcccttggcccatgtaggccaaggcgcaccccctacagcccatgtggcccctcgggacaagtggccccacccgatggacccccgggacccttccggtggtcccggtacaataccggtgaccccgaaacttgtcccgatgcccgaaatagcacttcctatatatagttctttacctccggaccattccggaactcctagtgacgtctgggatctcatccgggactctgaacaacattcgggttactgcatatacatatccctataaccctagcgtcaccgaaccttaagtgtgtagaccctacgggttcgggagacatgtagacatgaccgagatcattctccggtcaataaccaacagcgggatctggatacccatgttggctcccacatgctcctcgatgatctcatcggatgaaccacgatgtcgaggattcaatcaaccccgtatacaattccctttgtcaatcggtatgttacttgcccgagatccgatcgtcggtatcccaatacctcgttcaatctcgttaccggcaagtcactttactcgtacggtaatgcatgatcctgtgaccagacacttggtcactttgagctcatgatgatgcattaccgagtgggcccagtgatacctctccgttatacggagtgacaaatcccagtcttgatccgtgtcaacccaacagacactttcggagatacccgtagtatacctttatagtcacccagttacgttgtgacgtttggtacacccaaagcactcctacggtatccgggagttacacgatctcatggtctaaggaaaggatacttgacattggaaaactctagcaaacgaactatacgatcttatgctatgtttaggattgggtcttgtccatcacatcattctcctaatgatgtgatctcgttatcaatgacatccaatgtccatagtcaggaaaccatgactatctgttgatcaacgagctagtcaactagaggcttactagggacatgttggtgtctattattcacacatgtattacgatttccggataacacaattatagcatgaataaagacaattatcatgaacaaggaaatataataataatgcttttattattgcctctagggcatatttccaacagagggtgcatggacacactctcccctctcgttgcaatgcatctcctagatagatcttgcgtgagcgtgggaaattttttaaattgcatgctacattccccaacaccccCACCCCTCCATAGCCGGCGCCTCGAAGAAACCCGCAGCCGCCGACCTGGCCGTCACCACCACCCATCccgcgacgaagaagaagaagctgggGTCGGAGCTCACAGCGCCGGAGATCGCATGGCTTGACATAGAATCGGCCATGAGAAGAGCCCGGTGGTCCGTTCAGGCGAAGAAATGCAATAAATGTgatgaaagagagagaagatgagaaaaagtactactcttatagccaaccttatagctaaccttattgtatgagtgacTATATGTGTTGACTATAGATGATATGCCAACATCTATAGCTAGTATTTGATTGTATTATTAACCATTCTCTGAGCGAGGACCAAATATAGCCACTAGAGCAGATTTTGAGAAAGGCAAGAGGTAAAATTATAAACAAGGATATGATAGTTCACTgtttttgtcccaaaacctcaaattggtcTTCAAATATGAGTTATAGGGGATCAGCTAGCCCTAATGCATGTTAATCGGATTAGCCTAGTAGCAACTACATGCACGGCTACCTTTTGATATGTTTTTTTGATCCTCTGTTTCCTTCCCTAACCCTAAGCGGTTAAGGCAAACCTTTTCCTCCGGACTTCACGGGTGAGCCTGTGGATTCGCCTCTCCTCTGCCTGCCGCTTCAGCAGCTAGTGGCGAGGAGGAGAATCCATGTGCCTCTGCCCAGGTTAGTAGTTTAGGGTAGGGTTTTTTTATAGGTGCGACACTCGAGCAGATGGCGGcgcttcttcgagtttgtctttcGAACTTTGATCCTTCTCGAATTCTCCCGTTTGGACATAGTCGACGGAGCTCCAGCTATTCCTACCGTCTCCTTGGAGCGGTGAGGTTATGGTTTCTCATCAAGTGGCGAGATTTGGTGTTAGGTGCTTCAAATCTGTGCAAGGATTCAACGACGACGACTATGGCTTCGGGGCATCGGTCCTTAGAGGTACGTGCACGAAGACTTTCCGACTATCATCGACAAGTTCAAGCCGGTTTCGGTAGGGAAGGGACAACAATGGCACGTCGACGGCTCGTTCTGGCGGTAGTAGTGATCGTTCGGTGGTCTTGAaatcttgatgtaatttttattatgtttgagatttttttcgataaaggacatttcattgaataaatatatcgaggtgatacaatcgcatagaaagaaagcccggcctctgcatagctagatgcacacGGCAAAAAAAGTCCAGAGTACCCTAAAAGCACAAATAATTCAATACAATGCCAATCAAAAAAACATGTCCATCCTAAGGAGTGGCAGATCCTATCTGTAggtcacaccgccatccatggggaTAGAAAATCTCCCTGGCCGTACGCTCCAGCAGTGTAGACACCATCATAAAAAGGTCACTATCCTCCGGCCTCTGCAGGATAGATCAAGTACGGAGCCATTGTGTACACacatgaataacctgcataggagacGAGACACATTTGTTATTAAAAAtcacatcattcctggtaagccacagtgcccagcataaggccgccgctcccacaagaatatgtgcagaaaattgtttatcaatACCCCGCAACCAGTTGACGAACATGTTCCGTGCACTACGTGGTGGGTATAGATTCGAAGCTACTTGAACTATGGCCCAAACTGCCCGAGCGATCTTGCACTCAAAAAATAAGTGTTTAATATactcgtcatgttggcaaaagacacatgtcttgGAACCATGCCAGTTTCGTCGTGCCAGATTGTCTCTAGTTAGGATGACTCCTCTGTTAAGAAACCAAAGGAAAATCTTCACTCTTAGAGGGATTTTGAGCTTCCACAATTTCCGTTATCAACTGGAACATCACAATgaaccattgcatcatacatggatttgacTGAAAATTCGCCATTCTGATGCAAGTTCCATCGAAAAAAATCCGGCTCACCTGACAGTTGAATGTCCTCCAGgcgagtgagtaattcattccatgCTGCCAGGCGAGGGCCAAAAAGGTCCCTACGGAAAGAAATATCAGGATTTTCTTGTCCTAAAACTTGTTTGATTGTGACGAATTTATGTCTAACAATCTTATACAAGCTCGGATATTGCACCATTAGTGGGTTATTCCCTAGCCAGATATCTTCCCAGAATCGAACCTGAGAACCGTCCCTAACTGAGAAGGACCCAAATTGGAAaagaattccttggccttcatCACACCACTCCAGAAATGCGAATCCCCAGGTTTCCGATGAACTTGAGAAATGGCATTCGATCCCACATACTTGTTGCGAATGATTTCCTGCCATACTCCATTCTCAGTGAGTAGTTTGTAAACCCACTTGCTGAGAAGAGCAATGTTTTTAATCTCAAGGTCTTGGATTCCCAACCCCCCTTGACTTTTAGGTCTGCATAATACGCTCCATctagccagtcgatatttcttgGATTCATTATTGCATTGCCAAAAAAATCTGGATCTAAAGTAGTCTAGTCGCTGGAGAACCCCTTTCGATAGGTGGAAGAATGACAACATATATAAAACCATGTTGCTTAGAACTGAATTGATCAAGATCAATCGTCCCCCGTAAGACAAGAGCTTGGCCTTCCAACTGGCTAAGCGTTTCTCAAGTCTCTCTTCCACATGCTTCCACTCAGCGATAGTTAAGCGCCGATAGTGTATGGGAATACCCAGATATCGAATCGGAAACTGCCCGAGCTGGCATCCAAAAGTATCAGCGTACTCAGGTGCTGATTCTGCAGCATCGCCAAAGCAAAAAAGttcgctcttatgaaaattaattttgagaCCAGAAAGTTCCTCAAAAGCACATAAGAGCAACTTGAGATTTCTTGCCTTATCTAGATCATGATCCATGAATAGAatagtgtcatccgcatattgtagaaTAGATAGGCCATCTTCTACCAAGTGTGGAATGACACCACTAATTTGACCGTCCAGCTTAGCCCGCTCAACAAGGGTAGCTAGCATGTCGGCCACAATGTTAAACAAAATAGGAGAAGTGGGGTCCCCTTGGTGAAGCCCCTTCCTTGTCTGAAAATAGTTGCCAACGTCATCATTAACTTTTATGGCCACACTGCCTCCAGAGACAAAACTCTCTACCCAACGACACCATTTTTGTGAAAAATCCTTCATGCGCAAAGTTTGCAACAGAAAGGGCCACTTAACCTTATCGTAGGCTTTTTCAAAATCTATTTTAAGAATGACACCATTCAACTTTTTTTGGTGAAGCTCATGTATAGTTTCGTGCAAGACGACCACTCCATCTAATATGTTGCGGCCTTGCATAAATGCTGTTTGAGTTGGTTTTACGACATGGTCAGCCACCCCGTTCAACCGATTAGTTGCGACCTTCGTAAAGATTTTAAAACTTACATTCAGAAGGCAAATCGGACGATATTGTTGAATACGACTAGCCTCCTTCATCTTAGGCAATAGGATAATTTCCTCAAAGTTTAAACGAGAAATGTCAAGGTCTTCAGCATGCAGTTGGTTAAACAACTGAACCAAGTCTGCCTTAATGACGTCCCAAAAACATTGATAGAACTCTGCGGGAAAGCCATCTGGACCCGGAGCCTTGTTGTGTTCCATTTGAAACACCGCAGTTCGAATTTCCTCCTCAGATAATGGGCAGGTTAGGAATTCATTTTCCGCTTCCGTAACTTGAGGAATGTCATGAGTAATGGATTCATCCAGCTGAAAATTTGATTCAGCTGAAGGTCCAAAAAGCTCTTtgtaatacttagtaataaaattCTTAGTGGTACGTCCCCCTCAATTCGGCCTTCCTCCTGGTCAAGGGCGAATATGCGTTTCTTTCTATGTCTACCATTGCAAGCATTTGAAAGTATTTCGTATTATCATCACCTTGCACAAGGGAATCCGCCTTGCAACGTTGGTACCATTTAATCTCTTCCTCGCGTGGTAGGCGGGCTATCTGCTCGTTTAGATTGTTTTTTGCTCAATCTCAACTGCAGACAGAGGCCCCACCTCCGCTATTTTATCAAGGGAATCAATTAAGGTAGATAGTcgcaatttttattttttgtagATGCCAGCAGTATGCTTGGCCCATCCACGAAGGAATCGACGCAATGCGCAAATTCGATTATTCCATCGTTGAATGGGTGTGTTACCGCGTGGCTGCGCGTCCCACACTTTCTTAACCAGTCATGAAATCCCTCTCTAGTCAGCCatcccaaattcaaatttaaattggtGACGGTCAGAGCTTGGGATTGGTTGTCCAAAATCGGTGAGCAATGGAGCGTGATCCGATAAGGCCTCAATTCTTTCTAATGCCCGAACTGAGGCTAGGGGATATTTATATTCCCAGTCGGTGGTAACTAGCACCCGGTCAAGTTTTTCAAAGGTTGGCACCGATCGGTTATTGGCCCAGGTATACTGACGACCAGACATCGTGATCTCCCTCAGATCCAGACTGTCAATAATAGCATTAAAGAGGAAAGGCCACCTTGTATCAAACCGGTCATTGTTTTTTTCCTGCTGATATCGAAGGATATTAAAAACCCCTTGATTAACATGGGGTGGGGATTGTCTCGACAGGTATTAACAAGTTCTTTTAGAAATGCAGACTTAAACTCCTCTTGAGCGGCGACATATACAGCTACCAGGCTCCAAAGGAAATTTTCGGACTTGTTTCGAAGGTGGAATTTGATACCCCTTTGACGTGGACAATAGTTGCAAGTACGTAGAGTTAATACCTAGCAATATTCCGCCGGACCTCCCGATCGGCGATAAGACGTGCCATTCGTAATCCAAACCACATGAGAAGTGGTCCAGATCACGTGTTGGAAAGTCACGTTTGCCCGCCTCAATGATAGCCACGAAGTCCAATGCATGATCCTTTACACAATCGGCAATGTGTTTGTGTTTAGCCAAGTCACCTAGACCTCTGCTATTTCAAAACATGTCTCTCATGCTGAACCAATTTTTTGTTTAGAGACCTTTGCCTTCTTAGAAGAGCGCCATCTTTTCTTTCCTGGGTTAGACTTATTCTTACGCACCGACGCGACAAGCTCACAAAGCGTAGTGTCGCGTACAGTATCGTCAAGGTCTACTTCAGTCGTGTCTTTAACCAAATGAGAGAGAAGCTTGCCTTCATGATTGGCATCAGCATCCTCATCCTCCTCATATAACACGAGAGGGTCAACAAAGCTCGGCAACTTAGGAGCTACCTTAAGCCGGTCGAACCCCACTTGTTTAAGGGCCCTAACCGAAAAGTCTACCTCTTTCTCATTACGTCCTAGTGACACTCCAAGTCTATTGATATTTGAAGATACTTTGGATTTATCAAAAGACATAAAAGATTTGCGAGAGGGTGTACCTTCGAAGTCGAGGTTGCGGGCAGCCGTCCTACGCATGGCCTTCACCATAGAGTCCTCGTCGCTGGCTGCTGAACCATCAGTCCCGACGTAATGACGCCCGCTGCGCCTCAGCGGCGAAGGAGTAATATCGTCTGCCGAGCCCGTCCCGTCTACTCCGAGAGGCGGAGTAGACTGTTGAGATACTTTGTACTTCGAATGAACATTTCTAATAGATATGATCCTTTTCACCAAAAAATATGATTCTTTTTCTGGTGTTGGTTTAGTGACCCTAAGAGCACCTTCAATATATGATGCATATGTCAAATTAGCTGAAATATACACCACGCCTAAAAGCGTTCCTTCAACAGATGACGTAGATGCAAAAAAAATTACATCTGAGTTAACATATGATGTAAAATGTAAAATGCATCACCAAGTGATGCAAATATATTTCACTTGGGTGCAGGCtttacatctagatgtgaaatgCAGCAGTGTCGTGCGAAGCCCAACTGCCACTGGAACCTTCCACTGCATGATCGCCCTTCCTTCCGCCGCACCCCGCCACCGGCCCGCCCGCCTGTCGGGCCCTACCACTCCACACCCCTGCCACCGTCGGATCCACCGCTTTTCCGCCGCCCCATGCCTTGAAATCACCGGAATCAAAGCCGCTCAGCCGCTGCTGCGCCGTCCCTGATTTGAAGCATCTCCGTCCCTGTCGGCACCCGCACAACCTCCACCTCCATCTTCCGGTCGTCTCCATGCGACTCTGCTActtccccgccgccgcacgcctcaaCTCCGGCCGACTCGAAGCCACTCAATTTGTAGAATATacgccaccgccaccacgccgcaCGGCCTCCGTGACTCCGCCGGTCGTCTCCTTGCGACTCCGACGCCCGATTCCAAGCCGCACCTGTGCCACTGGCATGCCACCGAAACACtagttttacatcatctattggagcacTAGTTTTACATCATCTATTATACATCATCTGTTGGAATTGGCCCTTTTTCGGTGATATAACAATcattttttggtgatgtaaattttacgtcTACTACTTTTAGGTGATGTTAAATACatatattggagatgctctaaatgtTGCAGATTTTTAACACTAAAAATATAACGATCAGAATTGCCCTGCGAAAACTGATAAAATCGCCATGCTTATGTATGCCACGTTCAAAACTGAAAAATTGttatgtactcccttcgtccggagaagctttttcagacggagggagtagtgcaaTTCTTTTTCAAAATAATTACCACGCTGCAGCGAGTAATTGCCATACGTTTGATCAGGATTCGATGTACCTGATGGTGTACTTTTGTGTACTGGCCTAATATTGTGTCATGGTCTAGACCGACTAACTCGACCGTATTTGTAGAGATACACGTGGCACGGCACCTACGTACGTACAGCACTGCTTTACCATATAGGAGCATATATGTGAATCGATTGCATGAAATTAGCAAGCTGGATCCTTTTTCAACAGACTGGCCGCGTCGCGTTTTAATCCGTCcagatgcgtgcgtgcgtgcatagCAGCAGCTGGATTCCTGGAACCAGTAGTCTGGCCGCGTTTTAATCCGTCCAGATACGTAGCAAGCagcaatgctgatgtaagtacagTAATAGATGCCGGACTAATAACGAATTACCAGACAAACCAAATCCTGCATCGCAACGGCCAGCTACGAGCTGATTTGATTTCCATCTCTTTCCCTGCGAGAGATTTGATTTCCATCCAAACACAGCCCAAATCCGATATGGAAAACTTTCAATCTGCTGTCATATATATACGGATGCCTCGAGGAGGAATACCCGCAGAGCAGAGTACCACGTAGCAGTTCACAAGCGGCTTTGGTCGACCGATCTACGTACGTCGAGTAGCCGCCATGACGatgtcgagggcggcggcggtcgtCCTCCTGCTGGCGGTCGCGCTCGTGTCCACGACGACGACCGTGGCGGCGGCGAGTCACcacagccaccaccaccaccaccacgacggGTTTGCGGAGGTGTTCGACAGGCAGGAGGCGGACCTGGTGGAGGCGCTGCCGGGGCAGCCGGCGGGGCTGGGCGTCCGGCAGTTCGCCGGGTACGTGACGGTGAACGAGACGCACGGCCGCGCCCTCTTCTACTGGTTCTTCGAGGCCACCCACGACGTCGCCAAGAAGCCGCTCGTCCTCTGGCTCAACGGAGGTACGCACCACCATGAGCATCGACTCGACTCGACTGATCTGAGTCCTATCGTTGGTCGTTCTAGAGTCAAAAATGTTATTGCATGCATGCAGGGCCCGGATGCTCGTCGCTTGGGTACGGAGCGCTGGAGGAGATTGGCCCCTTGCTTATCCAGAAGGGCACCCCTGAGCTCCGGCTCAACCCCAACGCATGGAACAAAGGTACGTACTGCCAAACAGCTCGTTCACAAACTCACAGCGCCGTCAACTTTGGTAATTACAGTTAAATGGCTCATCTTTAGTTGTTAATTTTCTTGTATGTGTGCAACTGCAGAGGCAAATCTGCTCTTCTTGGAGCAGCCTGCTGGCGTCGGATTCTCCTACACGAACACCACCGCCGATCTCGAGAGATTCGGCGACGAGCTCGCTAGTACGTATCCATCCATGCATGACCCAAGTACCCAACCCATGCATACTTTTCTAGTTTCTCTCTGAGTGATTGACTTACTCGTTCGAGTGGATGCGTTTGTGAATGAATCAGCTCATGACGCGTACACGTTCCTCGTCAACTGGTTCGAGAGGTTCCCGCAGTTCAAGGGCCACGATTTCTACATCGCCGGAGAGAGCTATGCCGGTGAGTACTGCCACTACCCGTCGATCAATCTCGTGATTATGGTACCACATTAACTAGGTAATAGTAGGGAAAATCTAATCAATCTTCTATATTTGGTAGGGCACTACGTCCCCAATCTCGCCGAGAAGATCGTGGAGCAGAACAAGAAGGTGCACAAGAGCAGGCGCATCAATTTCAAGGGATTCATGGTGCGCAATCAATTCTGTTGATTTGCTGTTAGATGTTGCTATCTACCTTGTCGTCGATGATGTTAACCTCTAGCTGTCCCAGATCGGCAACGCGGCGATTGACGAGGCGTCGGACGACCGCGGCATGCTGGACTACGCGTGGGACCACGCCGTCATCTCCGACGAGCTCTACGACGACATCAACAAGCACTGCAGGTTCGACCAGGCCGGCAACAGCAGCGACTTCTCCTCGACGGGCCACAACCCCGCCAGCAACCCCGCCTGCGACCGCGCCTTGAACGGCTTCTACGGGGCCTTCGACCACATCGACCTCTACAGCCTCTACACCCCCGCCTGCACCGCCAACCCCGCCGGCACGGCGGGCCAGCTGCCGCGCCGCCTCCACCGGTCCGACAACGGCAGGCCCCTGCGGCCGCGCTACAACAGCTACGACCCGTGCCTGGACAACTACGCCGCCGCGTACCTGAACCGCCGGGACGTGCAGCACGCGCTGCACGCCAACGCCACCGGGAGCATCCCCTACGCCTGGTCCGCGTGCAGCGACCCGCTGTTCCAGCACTGGCAGGACTCGCCGACGTCCACGCTGCCGGTGATCAAGAGGATGGTCGACGCCGGCCTCCGCGTGTGGGTGTACAGCGGCGACACGGACGGCCGCGTGCCCGTTTCGTCCACCCGCCACGCGCTGCGCAAGCTCGGCCTCAGGACCCTCAGGCAGTGGAGGGCGTGGTTCACCAGCGACCAGGTCGGCG
The sequence above is drawn from the Triticum aestivum cultivar Chinese Spring chromosome 7A, IWGSC CS RefSeq v2.1, whole genome shotgun sequence genome and encodes:
- the LOC123152400 gene encoding serine carboxypeptidase-like 34, with the protein product MTMSRAAAVVLLLAVALVSTTTTVAAASHHSHHHHHHDGFAEVFDRQEADLVEALPGQPAGLGVRQFAGYVTVNETHGRALFYWFFEATHDVAKKPLVLWLNGGPGCSSLGYGALEEIGPLLIQKGTPELRLNPNAWNKEANLLFLEQPAGVGFSYTNTTADLERFGDELATHDAYTFLVNWFERFPQFKGHDFYIAGESYAGHYVPNLAEKIVEQNKKVHKSRRINFKGFMIGNAAIDEASDDRGMLDYAWDHAVISDELYDDINKHCRFDQAGNSSDFSSTGHNPASNPACDRALNGFYGAFDHIDLYSLYTPACTANPAGTAGQLPRRLHRSDNGRPLRPRYNSYDPCLDNYAAAYLNRRDVQHALHANATGSIPYAWSACSDPLFQHWQDSPTSTLPVIKRMVDAGLRVWVYSGDTDGRVPVSSTRHALRKLGLRTLRQWRAWFTSDQVGGFQVDYDGLTFVTVRGAGHMVPTVTPVQASQLFAHFLAAKELPPKPIVA